The Sporomusa termitida genome has a window encoding:
- a CDS encoding DUF669 domain-containing protein: MANIWEKWDKNIDTAGLKDDVKKAAENKQEFKDVPKGKYEVKITKLELKASKKADEPMLACWMKIIAGEYKGQYVFYYQMLTTGFGIHVANDFLRSLESGVEIDFDNFKQYNDMLMDVAEAIETEKLEYVLDYGENDKGYKTYKIEDVFSDS, encoded by the coding sequence ATGGCTAATATTTGGGAGAAATGGGACAAGAACATTGATACTGCCGGCTTAAAGGATGACGTAAAGAAGGCAGCGGAAAACAAGCAGGAATTCAAAGATGTGCCAAAAGGCAAATATGAGGTCAAAATTACCAAACTGGAACTGAAGGCCAGTAAAAAAGCTGATGAACCGATGTTGGCCTGCTGGATGAAAATTATCGCCGGGGAATACAAGGGCCAGTATGTTTTCTATTATCAAATGTTGACCACCGGCTTTGGCATTCATGTGGCCAACGACTTCCTGCGCAGCCTGGAATCCGGCGTGGAAATCGACTTTGATAATTTTAAGCAGTACAACGATATGCTGATGGACGTTGCGGAAGCCATTGAAACGGAAAAATTGGAATATGTTCTTGATTACGGCGAAAACGACAAGGGATATAAGACTTACAAAATTGAGGACGTTTTCTCCGACTCATGA
- a CDS encoding phage/plasmid primase, P4 family — protein MYKGYLKTKGKVPLEKMEEMRPFPPERGDYAGVLADDMIQIDVDNKAQAEIVHAIVNYLELNCNVLQTTRGLHFYFKNPAASGVKNRSVKAYTPVGIKIDVGVGLKNSLVPLVVNGTAREWLNQTEEPDELPDWLRPVKITPVNWFSLGEGDGRNQELFNYIVKLQSAGLAKESIVETINLINKFILKTPLAQREIDTITRDEAFPTETFFSERGKFLHDGFARWFMNNEHVVRINGLLHIYRHGLYTNNWEVFERKMLDKIPTLTSSQRNEVLRYIQVTCDSDASLAEARFVGLKSKIYDIETDSLLDYTPKIVLKNRIPYDYDPATYDRTVDLVFGKITCKDANLRLLLEEMIGYCLYRKKSFGKTFFLTAGGENGKSTFLDMIKTMLGRENIATLEPADFEKRFVNAQLFGKLANIGDDISSNYRENSSIFKKLVTGESIMVENKGETPFMLDNYATLVFCTNEMPRINDQSHGFMRRLIIIPFNARFSVTDPDYDPFIKDKLLTETGMKYLLKLAVDGLKRLLKNKRFTNSAQVSEQLKLYESINNPVLLFVESHQVENQIARDVYLQYSSWCRENGLSPVSNINFGRILSSKNLFKTVFKKVDGKSFRIYAKIQEA, from the coding sequence ATGTATAAAGGCTATCTAAAAACCAAGGGCAAGGTGCCGTTGGAAAAAATGGAGGAGATGCGGCCATTTCCTCCGGAGCGGGGCGATTACGCCGGTGTGTTGGCCGATGATATGATCCAGATCGACGTGGACAACAAGGCGCAGGCCGAGATTGTCCATGCAATAGTCAATTACCTGGAACTGAACTGCAATGTCCTGCAAACAACCAGGGGCCTGCATTTCTATTTCAAAAATCCCGCCGCGAGCGGCGTGAAAAACAGGTCGGTCAAGGCATACACCCCGGTTGGCATTAAAATCGATGTCGGCGTGGGCCTAAAGAACAGTCTTGTTCCTCTGGTTGTGAACGGTACGGCCAGGGAATGGCTGAACCAGACCGAGGAGCCTGACGAGCTGCCCGATTGGCTGCGCCCGGTTAAAATCACCCCGGTGAACTGGTTTAGCCTTGGGGAGGGCGACGGCCGGAACCAGGAACTCTTTAATTATATTGTGAAATTGCAGTCGGCGGGTCTGGCCAAAGAGTCCATTGTCGAGACGATCAATCTGATTAACAAATTCATCCTCAAAACGCCGCTCGCCCAGCGGGAAATAGACACCATCACCCGTGACGAGGCTTTCCCAACGGAAACGTTCTTCAGCGAGCGTGGTAAATTTCTGCACGATGGCTTTGCCCGCTGGTTTATGAACAACGAGCATGTGGTGAGGATTAACGGCTTGCTGCATATTTACCGGCATGGCCTGTATACGAACAACTGGGAAGTTTTCGAGCGGAAAATGCTTGACAAAATTCCGACCTTAACATCAAGCCAGCGCAACGAGGTGCTGCGGTATATCCAGGTGACCTGCGACAGCGATGCCAGCCTGGCCGAAGCGCGCTTCGTCGGCCTGAAAAGCAAGATTTATGATATCGAAACCGACAGTCTGCTGGATTACACCCCAAAGATTGTCCTGAAAAACAGAATTCCTTACGATTACGACCCCGCCACGTATGACCGAACCGTCGATTTAGTGTTCGGCAAGATCACCTGTAAGGATGCGAACCTGCGACTCTTGCTTGAGGAAATGATCGGGTATTGCCTGTACCGGAAAAAATCCTTCGGGAAAACCTTCTTTCTGACCGCTGGGGGCGAAAACGGAAAATCCACTTTTCTTGACATGATCAAGACCATGCTGGGCCGGGAAAACATCGCCACCCTGGAGCCCGCCGACTTTGAAAAACGCTTCGTCAATGCGCAACTATTCGGCAAGCTGGCTAACATCGGTGATGACATCAGTTCTAACTACCGGGAGAATTCCAGCATTTTTAAGAAATTGGTGACAGGCGAGAGCATCATGGTGGAAAACAAAGGCGAAACGCCGTTCATGTTGGATAACTATGCCACGCTGGTGTTTTGCACGAATGAAATGCCCCGCATCAACGACCAGAGCCACGGTTTCATGCGCCGCCTAATTATCATTCCATTCAACGCCAGATTCAGCGTAACTGATCCGGATTATGACCCGTTTATTAAAGACAAGCTGCTCACGGAAACCGGCATGAAGTATTTGCTTAAGCTGGCGGTTGACGGACTTAAGCGGCTGCTTAAGAATAAGCGGTTTACGAACAGTGCCCAGGTTTCTGAGCAACTGAAGCTGTATGAGAGCATCAACAATCCGGTCCTCTTGTTTGTCGAAAGTCATCAGGTGGAAAATCAGATTGCGCGGGATGTTTATCTGCAATACTCTTCCTGGTGCCGGGAAAATGGGCTGTCTCCGGTGAGCAATATCAACTTTGGCCGGATTCTGAGCAGCAAAAACCTGTTTAAAACAGTCTTTAAAAAAGTTGACGGCAAGTCCTTTCGGATTTACGCAAAGATTCAAGAGGCATAA
- a CDS encoding gamma-glutamylcyclotransferase family protein, whose translation MKKIYLAYGSNLNIEQMAMRCPTAQVLGPAKLRGYRASFRGMEGNAVMNIEPDAAGIVPVLLWGIEPADEVALDRYEGFPRLYRKEIVTVPFKGERVKAMVYVMNEGFPLGTPGNRYYYIIRKGYQEAGFDIGILHRAIKESAFPEQERYKPNYNFRW comes from the coding sequence TTGAAAAAAATCTATTTGGCTTACGGAAGCAATTTGAATATTGAACAGATGGCGATGCGGTGCCCAACCGCGCAGGTATTGGGACCGGCGAAGCTCAGGGGATACAGAGCAAGCTTTCGGGGTATGGAAGGCAATGCAGTGATGAACATTGAACCAGACGCCGCCGGTATAGTGCCGGTGCTGCTCTGGGGGATTGAGCCAGCCGACGAGGTGGCGCTGGACCGCTATGAAGGCTTTCCACGCCTCTATCGCAAGGAAATCGTGACAGTACCATTTAAGGGCGAGCGGGTCAAGGCGATGGTGTACGTGATGAACGAGGGGTTTCCGCTTGGTACGCCAGGCAACCGATATTACTACATTATTCGGAAAGGCTACCAGGAAGCGGGTTTTGATATCGGCATTCTCCATCGGGCAATCAAGGAATCGGCTTTCCCGGAACAAGAGCGATACAAGCCGAATTATAATTTTAGGTGGTGA
- a CDS encoding DNA cytosine methyltransferase gives MMTFIDLCSGIGGFRLGLELAGHKCIGYSECDKYAVRSYQAMYNTEGEWYSGDITKLKPEDIPQADIWCFGFPCQDVSCANGRRKGLAGERSGIYYTIINLVKGKNEEDKPTYLLIENVKNLLHIHEGWDFTEVLAELDEAGYDAIWQVLNSKDFGVPQSRERVFIIANLRSRGRREILPVAGTNGRALKQIVGGMQGYRVYDPNGASATVTNASGGLDKGTGLYLVRPVIGLNRMGKRQNGRLFKNPGEPMFTLTGQDTHGIAIKDPAFRIRRLTPKECWRLQGFSDELFEKARAVNQEAQLRKQAGNAVTVNVVYALAKTLPSMQN, from the coding sequence ATGATGACCTTTATTGATCTTTGTTCTGGCATTGGCGGCTTCCGTCTGGGGCTTGAACTTGCCGGCCATAAATGCATCGGCTACTCGGAGTGCGACAAGTATGCTGTGCGGTCTTACCAGGCGATGTATAATACCGAAGGAGAGTGGTATAGCGGTGACATTACAAAACTCAAACCGGAAGATATCCCGCAAGCAGACATCTGGTGCTTTGGCTTCCCCTGCCAGGACGTTAGCTGCGCCAATGGGCGACGAAAAGGTCTCGCTGGCGAGCGAAGTGGAATCTATTACACGATTATTAACCTTGTCAAAGGCAAAAACGAAGAAGATAAACCCACATACCTTCTCATTGAAAACGTTAAGAACCTGCTTCATATCCATGAGGGATGGGACTTTACCGAGGTTCTCGCTGAACTGGACGAGGCGGGGTATGATGCAATCTGGCAGGTTCTCAATTCTAAAGACTTCGGAGTCCCCCAATCAAGAGAAAGGGTGTTCATTATCGCAAATCTTAGAAGTCGAGGTCGAAGAGAAATACTACCTGTCGCCGGAACGAACGGCCGTGCTCTTAAACAAATTGTTGGCGGAATGCAAGGATACCGGGTTTACGACCCAAACGGGGCCAGCGCGACTGTAACCAATGCTAGCGGCGGCCTCGATAAAGGAACCGGCCTGTATTTGGTTCGGCCGGTTATCGGGCTTAACCGGATGGGGAAGCGCCAAAACGGGCGACTGTTTAAAAATCCGGGCGAGCCGATGTTTACCCTTACCGGGCAGGACACGCACGGCATAGCCATAAAGGACCCTGCCTTTCGGATCAGGCGGCTTACGCCCAAGGAGTGCTGGCGACTGCAGGGGTTTTCGGATGAGCTGTTCGAAAAAGCAAGGGCTGTAAATCAGGAAGCCCAACTTCGCAAGCAAGCCGGAAACGCGGTAACGGTTAATGTGGTCTATGCTCTGGCGAAAACCCTTCCCTCGATGCAGAATTAA
- a CDS encoding DUF3310 domain-containing protein, with amino-acid sequence MSKWLASNQKHYQIARVEPIEVLQMYLSPEEFQGYLRGNALKYLLRVGHKDEPKKEVDKAYQYSKWLRQAVNGKIINPRQEED; translated from the coding sequence TTGAGTAAATGGTTAGCGTCTAATCAAAAGCATTACCAAATCGCTCGGGTTGAACCCATCGAGGTTTTGCAAATGTATCTCAGCCCGGAGGAATTCCAAGGATATCTGCGCGGCAATGCGCTGAAATACTTGCTCCGGGTTGGGCATAAAGATGAGCCCAAGAAAGAAGTCGACAAAGCCTATCAGTACAGCAAATGGCTCCGGCAGGCGGTAAATGGTAAAATCATTAATCCGAGACAGGAAGAAGACTAA
- a CDS encoding site-specific DNA-methyltransferase produces the protein MEIVKLPIEKLNAAPYNPRIDLKPGDKEYEKLKKSILTFGYIDPIIVNKRGYVVVGGHQRLKILQATGNKTVEVSLVDLPRDQEKALNIALNKTGGGWDIPKLQDLLAELQETGMDIEITGYDDLEIEELMRVALADEEANSPKKQAVEDDFDAEEEAAKIKNPVSKPGDIWLLGRHRLLCGDATKAEDVQRLVDGKLCNMVFTDPPYNVSYVGKTADSLKIQNDSMADGDFYKFLLKAYQNMLEAVEPGGAIYVCHADTEGLNFRKAMVDAGWLLKQCLVWIKNSMVLGRQDYHWQHEPILYGWRPGAAHVWNSDRKQTTVWPFDRPSRSSDHPTMKPVAIPVNAIQNSSKAGDIVLDLFGGSGSTLIAAEQTGRVCYTSEIDPVYADVIVSRYIAFTDSYKRVFLLRNGEKKAYMDVAGEMAS, from the coding sequence TTGGAGATTGTAAAACTGCCAATCGAAAAATTAAACGCCGCGCCCTATAACCCGCGCATTGACTTAAAACCGGGCGACAAGGAATATGAGAAACTCAAAAAATCCATTCTCACCTTTGGCTATATTGATCCGATCATCGTCAACAAGCGCGGCTATGTGGTGGTCGGCGGCCACCAGCGCCTGAAGATACTCCAGGCGACAGGAAACAAAACTGTCGAGGTGTCCTTGGTAGACCTCCCACGTGACCAAGAGAAAGCCCTTAACATCGCGCTCAACAAGACCGGCGGCGGCTGGGACATACCGAAACTGCAGGACTTGCTCGCTGAACTGCAGGAGACTGGTATGGACATTGAGATTACCGGCTACGATGATTTGGAAATTGAAGAATTAATGCGCGTGGCTTTGGCTGACGAAGAGGCCAACTCCCCGAAAAAACAGGCTGTCGAGGATGACTTCGACGCGGAGGAAGAAGCCGCGAAAATTAAAAATCCGGTAAGCAAGCCGGGAGATATCTGGCTGCTTGGCCGGCACCGTCTGCTGTGTGGTGATGCCACCAAGGCGGAAGATGTCCAGCGGCTCGTAGACGGCAAGCTCTGCAACATGGTCTTTACCGACCCGCCGTATAACGTATCGTACGTCGGCAAAACGGCGGACAGCCTTAAAATTCAAAACGATAGCATGGCCGATGGCGATTTTTACAAGTTTCTCTTGAAAGCGTATCAAAACATGCTGGAAGCAGTGGAACCGGGAGGTGCCATTTATGTTTGTCACGCCGATACCGAAGGTTTGAACTTTCGCAAGGCGATGGTGGACGCCGGTTGGCTTTTGAAGCAGTGCCTCGTCTGGATAAAAAACAGCATGGTGCTTGGCCGCCAGGACTATCACTGGCAGCACGAACCCATTTTGTATGGATGGCGGCCGGGCGCGGCCCATGTTTGGAACAGCGACCGCAAGCAAACTACAGTTTGGCCGTTTGATCGGCCCAGCCGGAGCTCCGACCATCCGACGATGAAGCCGGTGGCCATTCCGGTCAATGCCATTCAAAACAGCAGCAAGGCCGGGGATATCGTCCTTGACCTCTTTGGCGGTTCCGGCTCTACGCTTATTGCCGCCGAACAGACTGGGCGCGTTTGCTATACCTCGGAAATTGACCCGGTATACGCTGACGTGATTGTCAGTCGCTACATTGCCTTCACTGACAGTTATAAAAGAGTGTTCCTGTTAAGGAACGGGGAGAAAAAGGCATATATGGATGTCGCCGGAGAGATGGCGTCATGA
- a CDS encoding amidoligase family protein, producing MKNQYFGIEIELTGITRYQAATTIAAYFGTSSNNSYGTYKVPDNQGRTWLVVRDGSITAQKKVNGVRMFANDDERQVEVVSPKCRYEDIETIQELVRRLRKGGAFVNSSCGIHIHVDAANHNAKTLRNLLNLMASKEDMLYKALHVDLERMRKYCQKVNGSLVEDINRTKPATMEALKKLWYKPYSGGTNIHYHKSRYHGLNFHSVFTKGTVEFRLFNSTTHAGKIKAYIQLCLAISHQAIAQRGASARKTATTNEKFTFRTWLLRLGLIGDEFKTARQHLLEKLEGNSAWRYAAS from the coding sequence ATGAAAAACCAGTACTTTGGCATCGAAATTGAGCTTACCGGAATTACCAGATACCAAGCAGCAACAACCATCGCCGCCTATTTTGGTACAAGCAGTAATAACTCGTATGGAACATATAAGGTTCCCGATAACCAAGGCCGCACCTGGCTGGTGGTTAGAGACGGTAGTATTACGGCCCAGAAAAAAGTAAACGGGGTACGGATGTTCGCCAACGACGATGAACGTCAAGTCGAGGTGGTTTCGCCGAAATGCCGATATGAGGATATCGAAACCATCCAGGAATTGGTCAGGAGACTTCGGAAGGGTGGGGCCTTTGTGAACTCCTCCTGCGGCATTCACATCCATGTCGACGCCGCCAACCATAACGCCAAAACGCTGCGCAACCTGCTCAACCTGATGGCAAGCAAGGAGGACATGCTGTACAAAGCCCTCCATGTTGACCTTGAACGGATGAGAAAATATTGCCAAAAGGTGAATGGCAGCTTGGTAGAAGACATCAATCGCACTAAGCCTGCGACCATGGAAGCATTAAAAAAACTTTGGTATAAACCCTATAGTGGCGGAACCAACATTCATTATCATAAAAGCAGATATCATGGCCTGAATTTCCACTCAGTCTTTACGAAAGGGACGGTGGAATTCAGGCTTTTTAATTCCACCACTCACGCCGGGAAAATAAAGGCATACATCCAGCTTTGCCTGGCGATCAGCCACCAGGCAATCGCACAAAGGGGAGCGTCAGCCAGAAAAACGGCCACTACGAACGAAAAGTTCACCTTCAGGACCTGGCTCCTGCGCCTTGGCCTGATCGGCGACGAGTTCAAAACGGCCAGACAGCACCTTTTAGAAAAGCTGGAAGGCAATAGCGCCTGGAGATACGCGGCGTCATAA